One window of the Indicator indicator isolate 239-I01 chromosome 13, UM_Iind_1.1, whole genome shotgun sequence genome contains the following:
- the MRPS22 gene encoding 28S ribosomal protein S22, mitochondrial gives MAALGAKGSAAVPARLCRVVQGLWGWQARRGIGQDPGAAGEGKAAKPSFTDEAVQNLLYKMTGLNLQKVFRPVKMELKPPKYKLMTEAQLEEATRKAIEEAKEKLTMPPVLKEREPIDDVLSEDKFLEGTETTKYVFTDLTYSVPHRERFIVVRETNGVLRKATWEERDRMIQIFFPKEGRRVIPPVVFKDENLVAVFQQDRHEDLLNRCIAQFEPDSPDYIRVHHRTYDDIEKHAKYDLLRSTRHFGGMVWYLVNRKQADGLLIDMIQRDLLDNAISLITLYHMLHPECPSAKEAKEGNLQGVDLIKVFAKTESQKEGYIQLALQAYEEAMAASTGS, from the exons ATGGCTGCGCTCGGTGCGAAGGGCTCGGCTGCTGTGCCCGCACGGCTGTGCCGAGTGGTGcaagggctgtggggctggcaaGCACGGCGGGGGATCGGGCAGGACCCGGGGGCCGCGGGTG AAGGAAAAGCTGCCAAGCCGTCATTCACGGATGAAGCGGTTCAAAACCTGCTCTACAAAATGACAGGGCTCAATCTGCAGAAGGTCTTCAGACCGGTGAAAATGGAGCTTAAACCACCCAAGTACAAGCTGATGACGGAAGCTCAGCTGGAAGAG gccACAAGAAAAGCTATTGAGGAAGCTAAAGAAAAACTAACAATGCCCCCTGTTTTGAAGGAGAGAGAGCCAATTGATGATGTCTTATCAGAAGACAAATTCCTTGAAGGAACTGAAACTACAAAATATGTGTTTACAGATTTAACTTACTCAGTTCCACATCGT GAACGTTTCATTGTCGTTAGAGAAACAAATGGTGTATTGCGCAAAGCAACCTGGGAGGAAAGAGACAGAATGATACAGATATTTTTCCCAAAAGAAGGGCGCAGAGTTATTCCCCCCGTAGTATTCAAGGACGAAAACCTTGTG GCTGTGTTTCAGCAAGACCGTCATGAGGATCTCCTCAACAGGTGCATTGCTCAGTTTGAACCAGATTCACCAGATTATATCAGA GTTCATCATCGGACCTATGATGACATTGAGAAACATGCCAAATACGACCTGCTCCGTTCCACACGACACTTTGGAGGGATGGTGTGGTATCTAGTgaacagaaagcaagcagatgGTTTACTAATAGACATGATCCAAAGAGACTT gCTGGACAATGCTATAAGCTTAATTACACTCTATCATATGCTTCATCCTGAATGTCCATCAGCAAAAGAAGCTAAAGAAGGGAACCTTCAGGGAGTTGATTTGATCAAG GTATTTGCAAAAACTGAGTCACAGAAAGAAGGCTATATACAGCTGGCCCTCCAGGCTTATGAAGAAGCAATGGCTGCCTCTACAGGTTCATGA